One part of the Heptranchias perlo isolate sHepPer1 chromosome 10, sHepPer1.hap1, whole genome shotgun sequence genome encodes these proteins:
- the LOC137326323 gene encoding beta-2 adrenergic receptor: protein MLSITVLYAFLMILTCVGSITGNILLLLTLGFNQKLQTDTSVLIFNLCICDLILGLIVIPVGARNILFDEACYSRQDSWCQFFAFLYVLLQLASVHSMTWVTIDKFAEICLPLHYVQLFTKRRAWGTIVCVWIYCILNASLPFVGLGQYTYEEHRYICAPSFNSSLKAYCVITIAIGVFVPIMVVCCLSIYIVHIARYQALRGTYECNDQHCYSVPAKCYLRGTIILVSATLYNFFYTLSCINLCKKNLQDEVKSFM from the exons ATGCTCTCCATCACAGTTCTATACGCCTTTCTAATGATTCTTACTTGTGTAGGATCCATTACAGGAAACATTCTATTGTTGTTGACACTTGGATTCAACCAAAAGCTACAGACAGACACATCAGTACTTATATTTAACCTCTGTATCTGTGATTTGATCTTGGGGCTGATCGTGATTCCTGTAGGAGCACGCAATATTCTGTTCGATGAGGCTTGTTATAGCAGACAGGATTCATGGTGTCAGTTCTTTGCTTTTCTTTACGTACTGCTACAGCTTGCCTCTGTTCATTCAATGACCTGGGTAACTATCGACAAGTTTGCTGAAATCTGTTTACCTCTCCATTATGTGCAACTGTTTACTAAACGACGAGCTTGGGGAACTATTGTGTGTGTCTGGATCTATTGCATTCTCAATGCAAGTTTACCCTTTGTAGGATTAGGGCAATACACATATGAAGAACACAGATATATCTGTGCACCGAGTTTCAATTCTTCATTAAAAGCTTACTGTGTGATTACTATAGCCATAGGAGTATTTGTGCCAATAATGGTAGTCTGTTGCCTGTCCATTTACATTGTACACATTGCAAGATATCAAGCATTGCGAGGAACTTATGAATGCAACGATCAACACTGTTATTCTGTGCCAGCAAAATGCTATCTGAGGGGCACAATCATACTGGTCTCAGCTACAT TATACAACTTTTTCTACACTTTGAGCTGCATTAACCTATGCAAAAAGAATCTGCAAGATGAAGTCAAGTCCTTTATGTAA